One Lycium ferocissimum isolate CSIRO_LF1 unplaced genomic scaffold, AGI_CSIRO_Lferr_CH_V1 ctg18192, whole genome shotgun sequence DNA segment encodes these proteins:
- the LOC132042826 gene encoding uncharacterized protein LOC132042826 — translation MSSIASECCEDDFEGYASSNGGYDYEGDGGYEGDDMGYEHHYSYNEYDGDGAHGELNEEYGQYDHNLYEGEEYYSEDNREATPHEAYEEGVDGYDEESYGGYEHEESHPTHQGHGGELRYTPFSHFRYEPIGGNLQEWEECGDDEPIDYALCGEYACEDNGLAYNSYEGSSNRLSHP, via the coding sequence atgtcatccatagcTTCCGAGTGTTGtgaagatgattttgaaggttatgCCTCTAGCAATGGAGGATATGACTATGAGGGTGACGGAGGCTATGAGGGAGATGACATGGGATATGagcatcactattcttacaatgaatatgatggtgatggtgctCATGGGGAGTTGAATGAAGAATATGGTCAATATGATCATAACTTGTACGAGGGTGAAGAATACTACTCCGAGGACAATCGTGAGGCAACACCTCATGAGGCTTATGAAGAAGGAGTAGATGGGTATGATGAAGAGTCCTATGGTGGATACGAGCATGAAGAGTCTCATCCTACACACCAAGGACATGGGGGTGAATTGAGGTATACTCCTTTCTCACACTTTCGATATGAACCAATTGGTGggaacttgcaagaatgggaagaatgtggtgatgatgagcctattgaCTATGCACTTTGTGGTGAGTATGCTTGTGAAGATAATGGGCttgcatataattcttatgAGGGGTCTTCTAATagattgtcacacccttaa